The stretch of DNA ATCAGATCATTCGATATGTATAAACGACATATAATACTATTCTTCTTTCATAAACACAAACAGATCTTTGCCATTTATAATTATAACAATATGTGATGATTGATGGACGAAGTTAGTGAAATCTTCTCAGAAATCCGAACACAGACAGCAACAACACAACGCAGCTAGTAACACATACAGACATGTATCGTCACTCTTGTCTCGTCTTTCATGTACCACAACCCTACAACAATGTCAAAACAGAAAACATGTCAAACAGAAGTAGGAATGAAGCCTGGTTAATTAATAAAAGATTTGTTATTCACAATTCATAATGTAGATTAAACCatttaaaaatcaattcaaaaatTTACTGGCTTATAAGTTTACTACATTGTATGTAAACTTGTTACAACTTTTACTAAAAAGTTGAAACAGTGAACTGATTGCTTAATATAATTTCACGAATGGGTTGTGTATTTTTAAGTAACCACAGTAGTGTACCGACGTTCTAACTCCGAAAGAAGCGAGACCGGatatataagggagctaccatttgatttttatgggggggggggggggggctaggatgaaatttgaaaaaaataagcaggacaggagttttgagtaaaaaaaaaggcaggatgagacacttacaaaaaaaaaaaaaaaagtcaggacgacaatttaggtaaaaaaaagtcaggataaactaaaaaaaaaaggcaggaccgaacagagtgaaaaataaaaaggcaggacagagattacagctataAAAAagtgcaggacaaaatttttcatcctagccccctataaaaatcaaatggtagctccctaactgaTCTTGAATGAAAAATAGCCATTTCATATATAGACATTGATGCTCTTCGTCAATTTTTTTGGTGCTCTCTCTGCATATGTTCACCTATTGTGAAGTAATatgtagaaaaataaaactaatcaatgcattatttttcgattttcagttatATTAACGAGTAaaagttgtatgcaaaattttaacaaaatctgtGAAATAGCCCATCTAACTTGACCTTAAAATAAACTTAGTGAATACTtgcagtttttggtgggttttgtgttgcttagttttctatgttgtgtcttgtgtactatttgtctgtttgtgtttcttttctagtcatagtgttgtcagtttgtttttgatctaTCATTTTAGATACCCCTCTTATAACACTGTTTGGTTCGAAGTATTTAATATACTTACGGTTGTTGGTTATATACAACTGTTGTATTTTGTTGTCCATGTTGTTGTTGAGGATATCCTCCTCCCTGTCCATATGGAAACTGTTGTGGTTGTTGTTGATGATGCTGTTGTGGATACTGCTGTGGATGTTGTTGTGGATAAGCTTGTTGGTTTGGTGGATACTGTGGATATCCAGGTTGTTGTGTTGTTGGGGAATAAGGAGGCGGTGGTGCTGATGGGTAAGACATattactgtaaaataaaaaaataaaaaaatgataatacattgtatatgttaattgACATTTAGTCTTGGTTGATAAAAACTCCGATGATTAGTTTACCCTACAGACAAGTTAAATATAAGATATGTAAGCATTAAGGAGCCAACCATGCAGTCCTTGctcttatttttaaaatgttgagTACGTAGCGGAGAAATAACTTATACCCATTCTTTAGACTTTCTATTGAACCTACATAATGTAATTGTTGAACCAATGAGGTGAGAACGTTACAACATTTATCAGCAAATAAAGACCTTACTTTATACGTATACTTTGAGAGAGTGTTATGATTTCTTCTTTTCGCTGAAAAAGGGTTGTCTATGAAAAAGGGCACAGACATGATAGTTTTAGCCCTTTTagatctatctatatatatatatatatatacaactcgtctaaacatcaacccaacaatgttagatctgtaaatttgctttcgcaaatttttggttcttccctcgccgggattcgaacccatgctactgtgatatcgtgacaccaaatcgcctgcactgcagccgtcccgctagtccacacgaccacctgggctctcaaaaaaagagctttcgctggccatgtgttacctttccacgtcagttttaatctagcggcgtactacagtacatgatatataaggcatgaagatgttattgttacagatcagctaaattatctatagtaaaggatcctacaaattaatgtaagatacagtcacagaaaataattatattcataagtacgtctgagtcagtgacaaccctacaacagatgtatccatcggatcgccatcaatgatggtgatacatggctgtgtacataatgtatatacaactcgtctaaacatcaacccaacaatgttagatctgtaaatttgctttcgcaaatttttggttcttccctcgccgggattcgaacccatgctactgtgatatcgtgacaccaaatcgcctgcactgcagccgtcccgctagaccacacgaccacctgggctctcaaaaaaagagctttcgctggccatgtgttgcctttccacgtcagttttaatctagcggcgtactacagtacatgatatataaggcatgaagatgttattgttacagatcagctaaattatctatagtaaaggatcctacaaattaatgtaagatacagtcacagaaaataattatattcataagtacgtctgagtcagtgacaaccctacaacagatgtatccatcggatcgccatcaatgatggtgatacatggctgtgtacataatgtatatacaactcgtctaaacatcaacccaacaatgttagatctgtaaatttgctttcgcaaatttttggttcttccctcgccgggattcgaacccatgctactgtgatatcgtgacaccaaatcgcctgcactgcagccgtcccgctagaccacacgaccacctgggctctcaaaaaaagagctttcgctggccatgtgttacctttccacgtcagttttaatctagcggcgtactacagtacatgatatataaggcatgaagatgttattgttacagatcagctaaattatctatagtaaaggatcctacaaattaatgtaagatacagtcacagaaaataattatattcataagtacgtctgagtcagtgacaaccctacaacagatgtatccatcggatcgccatcaatgatggtgatacatggctgtgtacataatgtatatacaactcgtctaaacatcaacccaacaatgttagatctgtaaatttgctttcgcaaatttttggttcttccctcgccgggattcgaacccatgctactgtgatatcgtgacaccaaatcgcctgcactgcagccgtcccgctagaccacacgaccacctgggctctcaaaaaaagagctttcgctggccatgtgttacctttccacgtcagttttaatctagcggcgtactacagtacatgatatataaggcatgaagatgttattgttacagatcagctaaattatctatagtaaaggatcctacaaattaatgtaagatacagtcacagaaaataattatattcataagtacgtctgagtcagtgacaaccctacaacagatgtatccatcggatcgccatcaatggtggtgatacatggctgtgtacataatgtatatacaactcgtctaaacatcaacccaacaatgttagatctgtaaatttgctttcgcaaatttttggttcttccctcgccgggattcgaacccatgctactgtgatatcgtgacaccaaatcgcctgcactgcagccgtcccgctagaccacacgaccacctgggctctcaaaaaaagagctttcgctggccatgtgttacctttccacgtcagttttaatctagcggcgtactacagtacatgatatataaggcatgaagatgttattgttacagatcagctaaattatctatagtaaaggatcctacaaattaatgtaagatacagtcacagaaaataattatattcataagtacgtctgagtcagtgacaaccctacaacagatgtatccatcggatcgccatcaatgatggtgatacatggctgtgtacataatgtatatacaactcgtctaaacatcaacccaacaatgttagatctgtaaatttgctttcgcaaatttttggttcttccctcgccgggattcgaacccatgctactgtgatatcgtgacaccaaatcgcctgcactgcagccgtcccgctagaccacacgaccacctgggctctcaaaaaaagagctttcgctggccatgtgttacctttccacgtcagttttaatctagcggcgtactacagtacatgatatataaggcatgaagatgttattgttacagatcagctaaattatctatagtaaaggatcctacaaattaatgtaagatacagtcacagaaaataattatattcataagtacgtctgagtcagtgacaaccctacaacagatgtatccatcggatcgccatcaatgatggtgatacatggctgtgtacataatgtatatacaactcgtctaaacatcaacccaacaatgttagatctgtaaatttgctttcgcaaatttttggttcttccctcgccgggattcgaacccatgctactgtgatatcgtgacaccaaatcgcctgcactgcagccgtcccgctagaccacacgaccacctgggctctcaaaaaaagagctttcgctggccatgtgttacctttccacgtcagttttaatctagcggcgtactacagtacatgatatataaggcatgaagatgttattgttacagatcagctaaattatctatagtaaaggatcctacaaattaatgtaagatacagtcacagaaaataattatattcataagtacgtctgagtcagtgacaaccctacaacagatgtatccatcggatcgccatcaatgatggtgatacatggctgtgtacataatgtatatacaactcgtctaaacatcaacccaacaatgttagatctgtaaatttgctttcgcaaatttttggttcttccctcgccgggattcgaacccatgctactgtgatatcgtgacaccaaatcgcctgcactgcagccgtcccgctagaccacacgaccacctgggctctcaaaaaaagagctttcgctggccatgtgttacctttccacgtcagttttaatctagcggcgtactacagtacatgatatataaggcatgaagatgttattgttacagatcagctaaattatctatagtaaaggatcctacaaattaatgtaagatacagtcacagaaaataattatattcataagtacgtctgagtcagtgacaaccctacaacagatgtatccatcggatcgccatcaatgatggtgatacatggctgtgtacataatgtatatacaactcgtctaaacatcaacacaacaatgttagatctgtaaatttgctttcgcaaatttttggttcttccctcgccgggattcgaacccatgctactgtgatatcgtgacaccaaatcgcctgcactgcagccgtcccgctagaccacacgaccacctgggctctcaaaaaaagagctttcgctggccatgtgttacctttccacgtcagttttaatctagcggcgtactacagtacatgatatataaggcatgaaaatgttattgttacagatcagctaaattatctatagtaaaggatcctacaaattaatgtaagatacagtcacagaaaataattatattcataagtacgtctgagtcagtgacaaccctacaacagatgtatccatcggatcgccatcaatgatggtgatacatggctgtgtacataatgtatatacaactcgtctaaacatcaacccaacaatgttagatctgtaaatttgctttcgcaaatttttggttcttccctcgccgggattcgaacccatgctactgtgatatcgtgacaccaaatcgcctgcactgcagccgtcccgctagaccacacgaccacctgggctctcaaaaaaagagctttcgctggccatgtgttacctttccacgtcagttttaatctagcggcgtactacagtacatgatatataaggcatgaagatgttattgttacagatcagctaaattatctatagtaaaggatcctacaaattaatgtaagatacagtcacagaaaataattatattcataagtacgtctgagtcagtgacaaccctacaacagatgtatccatcggatcgccatcaatgatggtgatacatggctgtgtacataatgtatatacaactcgtctaaacatcaacccaacaatgttagatctgtaaatttgctttcgcaaatttttggttcttccctcgccgggattcgaacccatgctactgtgatatcgtgacaccaaatcgcctgcactgcagccgtcccgctagaccacacgaccacctgggctctcaaaaaaagagctttcgctggccatgtgttacctttccacgtcagttttaatctagcggcgtactacagtacatgatatataaggcatgaagatgttattgttacagatcagctaaattatctatagtaaaggatcctacaaattaatgtaagatacagtcacagaaaataattatattcataagtacgtctgagtcagtgacaaccctacaacagatgtatccatcggatcgccatcaatgatggtgatacatggctgtgtacataatgtatatacaactcgtctaaacatcaacccaacaatgttagatctgtaaatttgctttcgcaaatttttggttcttccctcgccgggattcgaacccatgctactgtgatatcgtgacaccaaatcgcctgcactgcagccgtcccgctagaccacacgaccacctgggctctcaaaaaaagagctttcgctggccatgtgttacctttccacgtcagttttaatctagcggcgtactacagtacatgatatataaggcatgaagatgttattgttacagatcagctaaattatctatagtaaaggatcctacaaattaatgtaagatacagtcacagaaaataattatattcataagtacgtctgagtcagtgacaaccctacaacagatgtatccatcggatcgccatcaatgatggtgatacatggctgtgtacataatgtatatacaactcgtctaaacatcaacccaacaatgttagatctgtaaatttgctttcgcaaatttttggttcttccctcgccgggattcgaacccatgctactgtgatatcgtgacaccaaatcgcctgcactgcagccgtcccgctagaccacacgaccacctgggctctcaaaaaaagagctttcgctggccatgtgttagctttccacgtcagttttaatctagcggcgtactacagtacatgatatataaggcatgaagatgttattgttacagatcagctaaattatctatagtaaaggatcctacaaattaatgtaagatacagtcacagaaaataattatattcataagtacgtctgagtcagtgacaaccctacaacagatgtatccatcggatcgccatcaatgatggtgatacatggctgtgtacataatgtatatacaactcgtctaaacatcaacccaacaatgttagatctgtaaatttgctttcgcaaatttttggttcttccctcgccgggattcgaacccatgctactgtgatatcgtgacaccaaatcgcctgcactgcagccgtcccgctagaccacacgaccacctgggctctcaaaaaaagagctttcgctggccatgtgttacctttccacgtcagttttaatctagcggcgtactacagtacatgatatataaggcatgaagatgttattgttacagatcagctaaattatctatagtaaaggatcctacaaattaatgtaagatacagtcacagaaaataattatattcataagtacgtctgagtcagtgacaaccctacaacagatgttgtaacagatatacataaaatatacaatttcttATATAAAATACTCATACGTACTCTATTGACTTTCTTGTTAATAGCACGTTcaaagtaaacacaaaatatattaaGAACTATAAATGCTGAAAATGTTGCTTATATGTAGCGTACATTTATTAAAGAGATATAAATTTATAgctatttttatatcatattcacCATTCTctgatacaagcatgaaacttCAATGTACATCACTTCGAAACAGTGTATACCTTAAAACAAACGTTCAGAGTACGACCAAACTGTAAAATTTAACAAGACGAACGAGTTCGATGTGGCAATTTCAGGTTGTCtaaacttttgtttattttcattttcaccgTCAATTCATGCTTAAAAAATGGTCGAATTTGTAATACTCATTCTTTGTGCTTGTTTCGATAGTTTTTGGTTATATGAAAGAACAATTTCTGTCTACTAATGACATTAAGGCCTAGTACACTAAACTCAAAATATCCCAAAACAATACGGCAAGGGCTCCAcaaggtcatttaaaaaaaaagttggatttatata from Mytilus galloprovincialis chromosome 2, xbMytGall1.hap1.1, whole genome shotgun sequence encodes:
- the LOC143065105 gene encoding uncharacterized protein LOC143065105 isoform X1 — encoded protein: MFNLCIRYKKDNSKVSSFLFFKQMSNMSYPSAPPPPYSPTTQQPGYPQYPPNQQAYPQQHPQQYPQQHHQQQPQQFPYGQGGGYPQQQHGQQNTTVVYNQQPVVVHERRDKSDDTCLYVLLAALCCCCLCSDF
- the LOC143065105 gene encoding uncharacterized protein LOC143065105 isoform X2 — protein: MSYPSAPPPPYSPTTQQPGYPQYPPNQQAYPQQHPQQYPQQHHQQQPQQFPYGQGGGYPQQQHGQQNTTVVYNQQPVVVHERRDKSDDTCLYVLLAALCCCCLCSDF